The Arctopsyche grandis isolate Sample6627 chromosome 7, ASM5162203v2, whole genome shotgun sequence genome includes a window with the following:
- the Mtmr6 gene encoding myotubularin related protein 6 yields the protein MDLIKTPKLENVRMLDKYNTKTPSKGTLYLTATHLIFVDHDLKKETWILLSHISAAERLPLSTAGSPLLVRTKTFQSATFVIPRERDCHEMHTSLVQMSQPVHIEDLYCFHYTSSMDDIAKSAGWDMFNLRDEFKRMRVPNEQWVLCTANKDYDLCDTYPRDLYVPSMATSTVLLGSSRFRSRGRLPVLTYLHNNMASITRCSQPLSGFSARCLEDEQMLDCIRRTNPNSGLMYVVDTRPRINAMANRAAGKGYENEAFYENIKFQFLGIENIHVMRSSLQKVIETCEQKSPSMSSFLAGLESSQWLRHIRSVLEAAASVARAVSRGSSVLVHCSDGWDRTAQVCFLACLMLDPFYRTVKGFQTLIEKEWLSFGHKFSERCGHVAGEARERSPVFAQALDAAWQLSRARPAAFQFNERFLLALHDHAHACQFGTFVGNCQKDRLDLRLAERTFSLWGFMASHMNEYYNPLYDPSAASDLLAPNLISQNIRFWRGMYCRFENGVHPREPLGDLLLATTDHTSSLQDHITLLTKRISSLKSLIVNRNSKHSAKSKEKKVTHHDSPPDKEDEGDFVTVNHINASNQVDNKLMYEKTNASISEMACANDDHPLKIDENKSNQSSDANKQCSIVPTDDIIIHGGVPVTDLLQIEEEIGSVALDWKTIKNIKECVCSTPFDHFSRKYHCWKCGGVFCTRCIDKHVPLSGLASGRPAPVCRMCYAQTQSSPNQT from the exons TTGGAAAATGTGCGCATGCTggataaatacaatacaaaaacacCTTCAAAGGGCACGCTGTATCTGACGGCCACTCATCTGATTTTTGTTGATCACGATTTGAAAAAAGAGACATGG ATATTACTATCGCACATTTCGGCTGCAGAGCGGTTGCCGCTGTCGACGGCCGGATCGCCGTTGCTCGTACGCACTAAGACATTTCAAAGCGCAACTTTTGTCATTCCTCGTGAAAGAGACTGCCACGAAATGCACACGTCCCTCGTTCAAATGAGTCAACCTG TACACATTGAAGACTTGTATTGTTTTCACTATACTTCGAGTATGGATGATATAGCCAAGTCTGCCGGCTGGGATATGTTCAATCTGCGGGACGAATTCAAAAGAATGCGAGTACCGAACGAGCAATGGGTTTTGTGCACCGCTAATAAAGactatgat CTGTGTGATACATATCCACGAGATCTGTACGTACCGTCGATGGCCACTTCCACGGTATTGTTGGGAAGTTCTCGCTTCAGATCCAGAGGACGTTTGCCTGTTTTAACATATCTGCACAATAATATGGCATCAATCACGCGATGCTCCCAGCCTTTGAGCGGTTTCAGTGCTAG ATGCCTAGAGGACGAGCAGATGTTGGACTGTATTAGACGTACAAATCCCAACAGTGGATTGATGTATGTGGTAGACACGAGGCCCAGG ATAAATGCGATGGCCAATCGCGCGGCTGGAAAAGGTTACGAAAATGAAGCATTCTATGAAAATATCAAGTTTCAATTTCTCggtattgaaaatattcacgTAATGCGTAGCAGTCTTCAAAAGGTCATCGAAA CATGTGAACAAAAGTCACCGTCTATGTCATCGTTCTTGGCCGGTTTGGAGTCGTCTCAATGGCTTCGTCATATACGATCTGTGCTAGAGGCAGCTGCTTCAGTCGCTCGTGCTGTCTCTCGAGGGTCGTCCGTTCTCGTTCACTGCAGCGACGGTTGGGATCGTACTGCGCAAGTTTGTTTCTTGGCTTGTTTGATGTTGGATCCGTTCTATAGAACTGTAAAAGGATTTCAG ACCCTGATTGAAAAGGAGTGGTTGTCGTTCGGTCATAAGTTTTCGGAAAGATGCGGCCACGTAGCCGGTGAAGCCCGTGAAAGATCTCCAGTGTTTGCACAGGCTTTGGATGCAGCATGGCAGCTGTCTCGAGCTCGACCCGCAGCTTTTCAGTTCAATGAACGTTTCCTGTTGGCCTTGCATGATCACGCTCATGCTTGTCAGTTTGGCACTTTCGTGGGAAATTGTCAAAAGGACCGACTAGACTTAAG acTTGCTGAGCGTACGTTTTCCTTATGGGGATTCATGGCGAGTCATATGAACGAATACTATAATCCATTGTATGATCCATCGGCAGCTTCTGATCTGTTGGCGCCTAATTTGATCAGTCAAAATATTAG ATTTTGGCGTGGCATGTACTGCCGATTTGAAAATGGCGTTCACCCTAGAGAACCACTCGGCGATTTACTATTGGCCACAACTGATCATACTTCATCGCTGCAGGATCACATTACTCTTCTTACAAAG AGGATTTCTTCTCTCAAGTCGTTGATAGTGAATCGAAATTCAAAGCACAGTGCAAAATCCAAAGAAAAGAAAGTTACACACCATGACAGCCCTCCCGATAAAGAAGATGAAGGTGACTTTGTCACCGTCAATCACATCAATGCTTCTAATCAAGTCGATAATAA ATTGATGTACGAAAAGACGAATGCAAGTATATCTGAAATGGCTTGCGCAAACGACGATCATCCGTTGAAAATAGATGAAAACAAATCGAATCAATCCAGCGACGCAAATAAGCAATGCTCCATTGTACCGACCGATGATATAATAATACACGGAGGCGTTCCCGTGACTGATCTCTTGCAGATCGAAGAAGAGATAGGTTCTGTCGCTTTGGATTGGAAAACGATTAAAAACATCAAGGAATGCGTTTGCTCTACTCCCTTCGACCACTTTAGTAGAAAG TATCATTGCTGGAAATGTGGAGGAGTGTTTTGCACCAGATGTATTGACAAACATGTTCCGTTGTCTGGCTTGGCTTCCGGTCGACCGGCTCCAGTTTGCCGCATGTGCTATGCCCAAACTCAGAGTTCTCCAAACCAGACTTAA